A genomic window from Leptospiraceae bacterium includes:
- a CDS encoding nucleotidyltransferase domain-containing protein, whose translation MSSNTVNKKVSFLSEEFLQECINNILSIFTPEKIILFGSYAYGNPTQDSDIDIFIILKDSKLPRYKRARELRKLFRNYEKIEFDFVIYKSSEVDEWKDVHLSFVNTVLEKGKVIYERQE comes from the coding sequence ATGTCATCAAATACAGTAAATAAAAAAGTAAGCTTTTTATCCGAAGAGTTTTTACAGGAGTGTATTAATAATATCCTCAGTATTTTCACTCCGGAGAAAATTATTTTATTTGGTTCTTATGCATACGGAAATCCTACTCAAGATAGTGATATAGATATATTTATCATATTAAAAGACTCCAAATTACCCAGATACAAAAGAGCAAGAGAATTGCGAAAACTTTTTAGGAATTATGAAAAAATAGAATTTGACTTTGTAATTTATAAAAGCTCAGAAGTGGATGAATGGAAAGATGTGCATTTATCTTTTGTAAATACTGTATTAGAAAAAGGTAAGGTTATATATGAGAGACAAGAATAG
- the flgG gene encoding flagellar basal-body rod protein FlgG, which yields MMRSLWTAATGMTAQQFHIDTISNNLANVNTTGFKKNRADFEDLVYQHQVLAGTPATAVSEIPTGVNVGHGVRAAASQKLFEIGSFQSTGNKLDIAVTSEIGFFKIQLPDGTFSYTRDGSFKIDSNQQVVTSNGYLLEPPIVLPEGALINTLQVTEQGEVTVKVNNDIRPTVIGQIELYRFVNPAGLQAIGKNLFKETMASGPEIPGTPSLDGMGGLLQGFLEMSNVKVVEEMVNMIVAQRAYESNSKAIQTSDNMLGTAIQLKR from the coding sequence ATGATGCGTTCACTCTGGACGGCTGCTACAGGCATGACCGCTCAACAATTTCATATAGATACAATTTCAAACAATCTGGCAAACGTCAACACAACAGGCTTCAAGAAAAATCGCGCTGATTTTGAAGATCTGGTGTACCAGCACCAGGTACTGGCAGGCACACCGGCAACGGCAGTCAGTGAAATTCCCACAGGAGTGAATGTCGGACACGGAGTTCGGGCTGCCGCTTCTCAAAAATTGTTTGAGATCGGTTCTTTCCAATCAACAGGTAACAAGTTAGATATAGCAGTTACCAGTGAAATCGGTTTTTTTAAAATACAATTACCCGATGGAACCTTTTCTTACACTCGTGACGGTTCGTTTAAGATCGATTCCAATCAGCAGGTCGTTACTTCCAACGGATACCTATTAGAACCTCCTATTGTTCTTCCCGAAGGTGCTCTTATCAATACTTTACAGGTAACCGAACAGGGAGAAGTGACTGTAAAAGTAAATAATGACATTCGCCCTACTGTAATCGGTCAGATAGAACTTTACCGTTTTGTAAACCCGGCAGGTCTTCAGGCTATAGGAAAAAACCTGTTTAAAGAGACCATGGCTTCCGGTCCCGAGATTCCGGGAACCCCCAGCCTCGATGGAATGGGTGGGCTTCTTCAGGGTTTTTTAGAAATGAGTAACGTAAAAGTCGTGGAAGAAATGGTGAATATGATTGTCGCCCAGAGAGCCTATGAATCCAATTCCAAGGCAATCCAGACTTCCGATAACATGTTAGGAACAGCTATCCAGCTCAAAAGATAG
- a CDS encoding AAA family ATPase: MGLEKETITLSEAKRLIKAMAAKESILILSAPGVGKSDVVRQAAKEEGLEVRSLLGTQIAPEDVSGIPRIVNERSVFCPPRILLPEDPKPFCLFLDEFPAAAPDVQKALYALLLERRLGEHKLPEGTWVVAAGNRQEDRALVRQMSSALVNRTFVLQIKVDVKEWIDWAEKSGIHPDILAFIKFMPDALMRPVPDKPVPFSTPRAWASLSNAIHLCSKSGKIDLPLLRSLAFGRVSAEDAAIFSTIYENELTEIFAIEEYIKSLDKLPHDSTKLWMILHSIRRALEDDKLKGFSVEELENFLQSIPTDNLFTLLSGNVDKWGSLGLNDFLKKTLEEVTGIGE, translated from the coding sequence ATGGGTTTAGAAAAGGAAACAATTACACTCAGTGAAGCAAAAAGGTTGATTAAAGCAATGGCAGCAAAGGAGAGTATTCTTATTCTTTCCGCACCCGGTGTTGGCAAGTCCGATGTAGTGAGACAGGCAGCTAAAGAAGAAGGTCTTGAAGTACGTTCTCTTCTCGGTACACAGATTGCCCCGGAAGATGTAAGCGGTATACCGCGTATCGTCAATGAACGCTCCGTCTTCTGTCCTCCTCGCATTCTCTTACCTGAAGATCCAAAGCCCTTCTGTCTCTTCCTGGATGAGTTTCCGGCAGCGGCTCCCGATGTGCAAAAAGCCCTATATGCCCTTCTCTTAGAAAGAAGACTGGGTGAACACAAGCTACCCGAAGGAACCTGGGTTGTAGCCGCAGGAAACCGGCAGGAAGACAGGGCCTTAGTCCGACAAATGAGTTCTGCCCTTGTCAACCGAACTTTTGTTCTGCAAATAAAAGTCGATGTCAAAGAATGGATAGACTGGGCGGAAAAATCCGGCATTCATCCCGACATATTAGCTTTCATCAAATTTATGCCGGATGCTCTCATGCGTCCTGTTCCCGATAAACCCGTACCTTTCTCCACACCGCGTGCCTGGGCTTCCCTGTCTAATGCCATTCACCTCTGTAGTAAAAGTGGTAAGATAGATCTGCCTCTCTTACGTTCCCTTGCTTTTGGCAGGGTGTCTGCGGAAGATGCTGCTATTTTTTCTACTATCTATGAAAATGAACTTACAGAAATATTCGCAATAGAAGAGTATATCAAATCACTGGATAAGTTACCTCATGATAGCACGAAACTCTGGATGATACTCCACTCGATTCGTCGTGCCCTCGAAGATGATAAATTAAAAGGCTTCAGCGTGGAAGAATTGGAAAACTTTTTACAGAGTATTCCCACGGATAATCTCTTTACTTTACTCTCCGGCAATGTGGATAAATGGGGAAGCCTGGGATTGAATGATTTCTTGAAAAAGACCTTAGAAGAGGTAACCGGCATTGGAGAATAA
- a CDS encoding DUF5071 domain-containing protein, producing MNPSSFNISFTYSTDNARLLINLGYPAVSPVLLDIFACIQDFNWPIAKELTPFLISLGRKSLDIVKNIFLTNDAVWKYWVIQEVIARMQTSELEQFIPLLQNLNENLSAEDIKGEVHLAIEEDPYKTIRR from the coding sequence ATGAATCCAAGTTCCTTTAATATTTCCTTTACTTATTCCACTGACAACGCAAGGTTACTGATAAATCTCGGTTATCCTGCTGTTTCACCTGTTTTATTGGATATTTTTGCCTGTATACAGGATTTTAATTGGCCGATAGCCAAAGAACTTACACCGTTTTTGATTTCCCTGGGACGTAAGAGTCTGGATATAGTTAAGAATATTTTTCTCACGAATGATGCTGTCTGGAAATACTGGGTAATACAGGAAGTCATTGCCAGAATGCAAACTTCTGAATTAGAACAGTTTATCCCTTTATTGCAAAACCTGAATGAGAATCTTTCTGCTGAAGACATAAAAGGAGAGGTACACCTGGCCATTGAAGAAGATCCTTATAAAACGATTCGCAGATAA
- a CDS encoding helix-turn-helix transcriptional regulator, producing MKKSDYKILFTFLKLNQKEFAEKYGLQPSNLSEIVNGRAKRLPVEVILKLHKEHNISVEWLIEGTGSMLAGPNSLSDKEKELISEVRKDPKLLDTVRGFIELLKRSYK from the coding sequence ATGAAAAAAAGTGATTACAAAATCCTCTTTACCTTTCTAAAACTAAACCAGAAGGAGTTTGCAGAGAAGTATGGACTTCAACCTTCCAACCTGAGCGAAATTGTAAATGGAAGGGCCAAAAGACTTCCGGTAGAAGTGATTCTTAAACTTCATAAAGAACATAATATCAGTGTAGAGTGGTTAATAGAGGGAACAGGTTCTATGTTAGCCGGACCAAATTCTTTAAGCGATAAAGAAAAAGAACTCATTTCAGAGGTCAGAAAGGATCCCAAACTCTTAGATACAGTAAGAGGATTTATTGAATTGTTGAAACGGAGTTATAAGTGA
- a CDS encoding Fic family protein → MQQKFIELQNKKELLDKHRPFPAESLRSLREKLLIDWTYHSNAIEGNTLTLSETKVVLEGITVGGKTIREHLEAINHKEAILYLENLVKEKEVLSEWQIKNFHHLVLKGIDETNAGTYRKANVVISGARHIPPDFMQLSGEMEALIRSYQNEWQTLHPIERASRLHTEFVKIHPFVDGNGRTARLLMNFELIRDGYPPIVIEIKERLEYYDALDKAHVDGSYDDIFRLVTNCLEKSFSLYFRILGIGP, encoded by the coding sequence ATGCAACAGAAATTTATTGAATTACAGAATAAAAAAGAACTTCTCGATAAACACAGACCCTTTCCTGCGGAAAGTCTTCGAAGCCTCAGGGAAAAACTGCTTATAGACTGGACGTATCATTCCAACGCAATTGAGGGCAATACCCTGACCCTTTCAGAAACCAAGGTAGTACTGGAAGGCATTACAGTCGGAGGCAAGACTATTCGTGAACATTTAGAAGCCATCAACCATAAAGAAGCTATTCTCTATCTGGAGAATCTCGTAAAAGAGAAAGAAGTTTTAAGTGAGTGGCAGATAAAAAATTTTCATCACCTTGTTCTAAAAGGTATAGATGAAACAAATGCCGGGACATATCGCAAAGCGAATGTTGTTATAAGTGGAGCGAGACATATTCCACCTGACTTTATGCAATTGTCCGGTGAAATGGAGGCTTTGATAAGAAGTTATCAAAACGAGTGGCAGACCTTACATCCAATCGAAAGAGCAAGCAGGCTGCATACCGAGTTTGTAAAAATACATCCTTTTGTTGATGGTAATGGTAGAACCGCCAGATTGCTTATGAATTTCGAGTTAATCAGAGATGGATATCCACCTATTGTCATTGAAATAAAAGAAAGATTAGAATATTACGATGCTCTTGATAAAGCCCATGTCGATGGAAGTTATGACGATATTTTCCGATTAGTGACAAATTGTTTGGAGAAAAGTTTCTCGCTCTATTTTAGGATTTTAGGAATTGGCCCATGA
- a CDS encoding IS256 family transposase — translation MKKNKTSHHSSQEEILPLEAFRKIAHNELLSLLQKASIEIIQQFIQLEVEELCGKVFSHKKNDLCHRGGSENGSIYIQGQKVPLRKPRVRKGNEELPLKSYKNLRKMDNISDRILNVLSAGVSSRKYEEVIEKLSEDAGLSKSSVSRQFILESRKKLDEFKNRKFENHKFFAVFIDGTNVGGQSIVTALGVDIEGNKHFLGFSEGSTENYEITKELLVSFRERGLKFTDKVIFILDGSGSLKKAIKEQFGDSAVIQRCTNHKLWNLLAKLPEKHHEECKLRYRRIFSCNEYSDAKEEYLGFETWLSRISYSASNSLKEAEYDLLTIHKIRMPVEMRKTFLTTNTIESGFSGPKSLMKRVKKWNLGTDMISRWVSVNLLYQEKRFRKINGVNKINIFLADFLEQQLDKKVAA, via the coding sequence ATGAAGAAGAATAAAACCAGCCATCATTCCAGTCAAGAGGAAATTTTACCTCTGGAAGCCTTTCGTAAAATAGCCCATAATGAGCTTTTAAGCCTGCTTCAGAAAGCCAGTATAGAAATCATTCAACAGTTTATTCAATTGGAAGTGGAAGAGTTATGTGGGAAAGTTTTTTCTCATAAGAAGAATGATTTATGCCACAGAGGCGGAAGCGAAAATGGTAGTATCTATATCCAGGGACAGAAAGTTCCTTTACGAAAACCACGAGTTCGCAAAGGAAATGAAGAGCTTCCATTAAAGAGTTATAAAAATCTCAGAAAGATGGATAATATTTCAGATAGAATATTAAATGTCTTATCAGCAGGTGTTAGTTCTCGGAAGTATGAAGAGGTAATTGAGAAGTTATCAGAAGATGCTGGTTTATCCAAAAGCTCTGTTTCGAGACAATTCATTTTAGAATCGAGAAAAAAGCTTGATGAGTTTAAGAACAGAAAATTTGAAAATCATAAATTCTTTGCAGTATTCATAGACGGAACTAATGTGGGAGGTCAATCTATAGTAACAGCTCTTGGAGTTGATATTGAAGGAAACAAGCATTTCCTTGGATTTTCAGAGGGTTCTACGGAGAACTATGAAATTACAAAAGAACTTTTAGTGTCTTTCCGGGAGAGGGGTCTGAAATTTACAGATAAAGTGATTTTTATTTTGGATGGTTCAGGCTCTTTAAAGAAAGCCATAAAAGAACAATTTGGAGATAGTGCAGTTATCCAGAGATGTACCAATCACAAGCTCTGGAACTTACTCGCAAAGCTTCCAGAGAAACACCATGAGGAATGTAAGCTTCGTTATCGAAGAATCTTTTCTTGCAATGAATATAGTGATGCTAAAGAAGAATACCTGGGTTTTGAAACCTGGCTAAGTCGAATAAGTTATTCTGCTTCAAACAGTTTAAAAGAAGCAGAATATGATCTATTAACTATTCATAAAATACGAATGCCTGTGGAAATGCGTAAAACATTTTTAACAACGAATACAATTGAATCTGGTTTCAGTGGCCCCAAATCGTTAATGAAAAGAGTCAAGAAATGGAATCTGGGAACAGATATGATTTCAAGATGGGTATCTGTTAATTTGCTTTATCAAGAGAAAAGGTTTCGCAAGATAAATGGAGTTAATAAAATTAATATATTTTTAGCTGACTTTTTAGAACAACAGCTTGACAAAAAAGTAGCTGCATAA
- a CDS encoding Spy/CpxP family protein refolding chaperone, whose protein sequence is MKKLLSFLLAIGLVLSLSHCRHRKHDPEKFANHIVKKISGELDLNDAQKKHLESIKTEFLQKRKDKKAEKEEVHKLVMAELKKDSIDKAKVNEIFAKTDKGRNEMREYFTDKLIEFHKTLSPEQKKKLVELAEKMYARRWGH, encoded by the coding sequence ATGAAAAAACTACTTAGCTTCTTACTTGCTATCGGACTTGTTTTAAGCCTCAGCCATTGCCGGCACAGAAAGCATGATCCCGAAAAGTTTGCCAACCACATTGTAAAGAAAATATCAGGAGAACTGGACCTGAATGATGCACAAAAAAAACATCTCGAAAGCATCAAAACAGAATTTCTCCAAAAACGAAAAGATAAAAAAGCAGAGAAAGAAGAAGTCCATAAACTCGTAATGGCCGAATTAAAAAAGGATTCCATTGACAAAGCGAAAGTAAATGAGATTTTTGCTAAAACAGATAAAGGAAGAAATGAAATGAGAGAATATTTTACAGACAAGTTAATCGAATTTCATAAAACTTTGAGTCCGGAACAGAAGAAAAAACTGGTGGAACTCGCAGAGAAAATGTATGCAAGGAGGTGGGGGCATTAA
- a CDS encoding SDR family oxidoreductase, translating to MKDSYILVTGASGNVGFEVCKQLVQKRVKVRACTRNPMTLQSRKRISGLEWTEFSYERRDTFNNALSDVEKLFLVAPPANSFSDRIVIPFIQEAITRGINHIIFLSAMGVENSEEAPLRKIEVYIENSGVDYTFLRANWFMQNFNTMFLESIRSGLLHLPVGDGQTSFVDVRDIANVTMHSFLDEGHRKKAYTLTGPEALAYPDAIDRISKEIGKEIHFDAVDPTIARREMLQNGLPDSSVNFLLQLYETVRINLTAPVSEDIRSVLGTTASSFEQYVKDYRTSWL from the coding sequence ATGAAAGATAGTTATATTCTGGTAACGGGTGCATCCGGAAATGTAGGTTTTGAGGTTTGTAAACAGTTAGTCCAAAAAAGAGTTAAGGTTCGGGCCTGTACGCGTAACCCTATGACCCTGCAATCACGAAAACGAATCTCCGGTCTGGAATGGACTGAGTTTTCTTACGAAAGAAGAGACACCTTTAACAATGCCTTATCAGATGTAGAAAAACTTTTTTTAGTTGCCCCTCCCGCAAATAGCTTTTCTGACAGAATTGTTATTCCATTTATTCAGGAAGCAATTACAAGAGGTATTAATCATATCATTTTCCTTTCAGCAATGGGAGTGGAAAACTCAGAAGAGGCTCCTTTGCGAAAAATAGAAGTTTATATAGAAAATAGCGGAGTGGACTATACGTTTTTGAGAGCGAACTGGTTTATGCAAAATTTTAATACAATGTTTTTAGAATCCATCCGTTCCGGACTCCTGCATCTTCCGGTCGGAGACGGTCAAACCAGTTTTGTGGATGTCAGAGACATTGCCAACGTGACCATGCACAGTTTTTTAGATGAGGGTCATAGAAAAAAAGCCTATACCCTGACAGGACCCGAGGCCCTGGCCTATCCGGATGCCATAGACAGAATCTCTAAAGAAATAGGGAAAGAAATCCATTTCGATGCTGTGGATCCCACAATAGCAAGGAGAGAAATGCTACAAAACGGTTTGCCCGATTCATCAGTAAACTTCCTTCTACAACTTTATGAAACCGTCCGAATAAATCTAACCGCGCCCGTTTCAGAAGACATTAGAAGTGTCCTGGGCACTACAGCTTCAAGCTTTGAGCAATATGTCAAAGACTATAGAACCAGCTGGTTATAA
- a CDS encoding HEPN domain-containing protein, whose amino-acid sequence MRDKNSLVQAWLMKADKDLLTAKRELSFEDPVVESVCFHSQQAVEKYIKAYLVYKDISFSKTHDIGKYYQRKCNLKKREKIKTFF is encoded by the coding sequence ATGAGAGACAAGAATAGTCTTGTGCAAGCATGGTTAATGAAAGCTGATAAAGATTTATTAACAGCAAAAAGGGAATTGAGCTTTGAAGACCCTGTTGTTGAGTCTGTTTGTTTTCATTCTCAACAAGCAGTTGAAAAATATATTAAAGCCTACTTAGTGTATAAAGACATTAGTTTTTCTAAAACACACGATATAGGAAAATACTACCAGAGAAAATGCAATCTAAAAAAAAGAGAAAAAATCAAAACGTTTTTCTAA
- a CDS encoding DUF3368 domain-containing protein, producing the protein MILVADSSALIALATCDSLGALDFLFKEVKVPEAVYKEVMVKTKKHADTLMQYLKEKVIIVDLENITIIKDGTLELGELEAIALYKKLDADRLLIDDLRGRKIAEINNVKIIGSLGVLLLAKEKMLYKEIRQKVEVLRKSDIYFSDELLNFILKIANES; encoded by the coding sequence ATGATTTTAGTTGCAGATAGTTCAGCGTTAATTGCCCTTGCTACCTGTGATTCATTGGGAGCTTTAGATTTTTTGTTTAAGGAAGTAAAGGTTCCAGAAGCTGTATATAAAGAAGTAATGGTAAAAACTAAAAAACATGCGGATACTTTAATGCAATATTTAAAAGAAAAAGTTATAATTGTTGATTTAGAAAATATCACAATAATAAAAGATGGAACTTTAGAACTGGGAGAGTTGGAAGCTATCGCTCTATACAAAAAATTAGATGCAGATAGATTATTGATTGACGATTTACGAGGAAGAAAAATTGCAGAGATTAATAATGTTAAAATTATTGGAAGTCTCGGTGTTCTTTTACTTGCAAAAGAAAAAATGTTATATAAAGAAATTAGACAAAAAGTGGAAGTATTAAGAAAATCAGATATTTATTTTTCGGATGAGTTACTAAATTTTATTCTTAAAATCGCAAATGAAAGCTAA
- a CDS encoding flagella basal body P-ring formation protein FlgA has translation MFYLKKPLKIRLLLLLFLNLPLYSTEIIALKTKVFISRNAVYLRDVAKIRNTTKDKALFKTPDTPVFLTKEDLLATYPEDEQKNLQIAGSSCLLIPLNRNFTANELENSLKAEIIKRNDINHENIKVKSAKNDLLLPGKGIEYRWANFPDKIAAGYRIFSLNLFFEGRKIHSERIKFEVSVKQTLPVSTRTISKGEELKLGENYIIQDIFSADTHSKKYLQNTLNRYITIRQIPEHSIIEGKYLRKTYLVENGKDTEFLYKHKGIRIIGKARAYSSGNQGERVKLRLKNGKKFLWGRVFDKNKVELE, from the coding sequence ATGTTCTACCTCAAGAAACCTTTAAAAATCCGGCTCCTTCTCCTACTTTTCCTAAACCTTCCCCTTTATTCCACAGAAATCATAGCCCTAAAAACAAAAGTCTTTATCTCTCGAAATGCTGTCTATTTACGAGATGTGGCTAAGATTCGAAATACCACAAAAGACAAAGCCCTATTCAAAACCCCGGATACCCCGGTTTTTCTAACAAAAGAAGATTTACTGGCCACCTACCCGGAGGATGAACAAAAAAACCTACAAATAGCCGGTTCAAGCTGCTTACTAATACCTTTGAATCGCAATTTTACAGCAAATGAATTAGAAAATTCCTTAAAAGCTGAAATAATAAAAAGAAATGACATAAATCATGAGAATATTAAAGTAAAATCAGCAAAAAACGACTTGCTTTTACCCGGAAAAGGTATAGAGTACCGCTGGGCAAATTTCCCAGATAAAATTGCTGCTGGTTATAGAATCTTTTCTTTAAACCTTTTTTTTGAAGGAAGGAAAATACATTCAGAAAGAATTAAGTTTGAAGTATCTGTTAAACAAACTCTTCCTGTAAGTACTCGAACGATTAGCAAAGGAGAAGAATTAAAATTAGGAGAAAATTACATTATCCAGGATATTTTTTCTGCAGATACACATTCAAAAAAGTACTTGCAAAATACATTGAATAGGTATATTACAATACGTCAAATTCCGGAGCATTCCATAATTGAGGGTAAATATCTTCGCAAAACTTATCTTGTCGAAAATGGAAAAGATACCGAATTTTTATATAAGCATAAAGGAATTAGAATCATAGGAAAAGCGAGAGCCTACTCTTCCGGAAATCAGGGAGAAAGAGTAAAACTCAGATTAAAAAATGGGAAAAAGTTCTTATGGGGAAGAGTTTTTGATAAAAACAAAGTTGAACTTGAGTAA
- a CDS encoding UPF0175 family protein: protein MQVSIDFKDPFFTFYDSSSLISDIQLSLSLMLYKQGKISITKASHIANMDIYRFMQECSNNKVPVINISEEDMKKEWESLKKDFL from the coding sequence ATGCAAGTATCTATTGATTTCAAAGACCCTTTTTTTACATTCTATGATAGTTCAAGCCTTATTAGTGATATTCAGTTAAGTTTGAGCTTGATGCTTTATAAACAGGGAAAAATTTCTATAACAAAAGCTTCCCATATTGCCAATATGGATATTTATAGATTTATGCAGGAATGCTCAAATAATAAGGTCCCTGTTATAAATATTTCAGAAGAAGATATGAAAAAAGAATGGGAAAGCTTGAAAAAGGATTTCTTATGA
- a CDS encoding PilZ domain-containing protein: MAEIKEVFEKKYNVFDPKKQRRKESRVRVEAQCNVFISASKNRSGIEATIVELSLGGIKFQSNTPFYAGDQVDVHFPLNKEFIKLKGTIIRVSSKNAIMKIQNLGEEEKMIIQNFIYNYYNSPPDTQKKTVKSNQTVQKEP, encoded by the coding sequence ATGGCTGAAATTAAAGAAGTTTTTGAAAAGAAATACAATGTCTTTGATCCAAAAAAACAGAGAAGAAAAGAATCAAGAGTAAGAGTAGAAGCCCAGTGCAATGTGTTTATTAGTGCCAGTAAAAACCGAAGTGGCATTGAGGCAACCATTGTTGAACTCAGCCTCGGAGGCATAAAATTCCAATCGAACACTCCCTTTTATGCCGGTGACCAGGTCGATGTTCATTTCCCTCTGAATAAGGAATTTATAAAACTCAAAGGAACTATCATCCGGGTCTCTTCCAAAAATGCCATAATGAAAATTCAAAACCTGGGAGAGGAAGAGAAAATGATTATTCAGAATTTTATCTATAATTATTATAATTCTCCCCCTGACACCCAGAAAAAAACAGTCAAGTCAAACCAGACCGTTCAAAAGGAACCTTAG
- a CDS encoding trypsin-like peptidase domain-containing protein: MLQKEIFRTAGLVLISLLIGTFFSPILTCGGKNSSLTVNADPQKKASPAKSSAIDLQNAFQEVFDEVSPSVVSIATERTVNVNVHPFMNDPFFGKQFGGKSMKQKQNGLGSGIILNSEGFILTNHHVIKDMDKLTVKLKNHKSFEARLIGSDSTMDIALLKIDPKGEKLKPAVLGDSSKVKVGSWAIAVGSPLGFEQSFTLGVVSAVKRGGLDASGVSYIQTDAAINQGNSGGPLLNIYGEVIGINRMIVSPSGGSVGIGFSIPINEAKDIVDQLKTNGKVVRPWIGIGIDAISENDKTELKLKAREGALVKQIVEDSPADKAGLQIDVKTPEDIISYVRKSKVGKRLKLELIREEKKIRTSIVLEEKPN; this comes from the coding sequence TTGTTACAAAAAGAAATATTTAGAACGGCAGGATTAGTATTAATTTCCCTACTCATAGGTACTTTCTTTTCCCCAATTCTCACCTGCGGAGGAAAGAACAGCAGTCTTACGGTAAACGCAGATCCACAGAAAAAAGCCAGCCCGGCCAAAAGCAGTGCCATAGATCTTCAAAACGCTTTCCAAGAAGTATTTGATGAAGTATCCCCCAGCGTTGTTTCTATCGCTACAGAAAGGACAGTTAACGTGAATGTTCATCCTTTCATGAACGATCCTTTTTTTGGAAAGCAATTCGGTGGAAAGTCTATGAAACAAAAGCAAAACGGTCTGGGTTCCGGGATTATTTTAAACTCGGAAGGTTTCATTCTCACCAACCACCATGTTATCAAAGATATGGATAAGTTAACTGTTAAATTAAAAAATCATAAATCCTTTGAAGCCAGGTTAATCGGTTCCGATAGCACCATGGATATTGCCCTACTCAAGATTGATCCCAAAGGAGAAAAACTGAAACCCGCCGTTTTAGGAGATTCTTCTAAAGTAAAAGTTGGTAGCTGGGCTATAGCCGTTGGCTCCCCACTCGGTTTTGAACAATCTTTTACCCTCGGAGTAGTAAGTGCTGTCAAACGTGGCGGACTGGATGCTTCCGGTGTAAGTTATATCCAGACCGATGCTGCCATAAATCAGGGTAACAGTGGTGGCCCTCTTTTAAATATCTATGGAGAAGTCATAGGAATCAATCGTATGATAGTCTCGCCGAGTGGTGGTTCCGTAGGAATCGGTTTTTCCATCCCTATAAATGAAGCCAAAGATATAGTAGACCAGCTTAAAACCAATGGAAAAGTGGTTCGACCCTGGATAGGAATCGGGATTGATGCAATTTCTGAAAACGATAAAACCGAACTCAAACTAAAAGCAAGAGAAGGTGCCCTGGTAAAACAAATAGTCGAAGACTCTCCGGCAGATAAAGCCGGCCTACAAATTGATGTAAAAACTCCGGAAGACATTATTTCCTATGTTCGTAAGTCTAAAGTCGGAAAGCGTTTAAAACTAGAGCTCATTCGAGAAGAAAAGAAAATTCGCACCTCTATCGTTCTGGAAGAAAAACCCAATTAA
- a CDS encoding RNA polymerase sigma factor, whose protein sequence is MQGGGGIKPPLFSMAYSQNFEEIVEETKKYVLSAIRTYIQVEYLDYIDDIAQETYLRAYKALMQGKFKEESKLSTWIYSIAKNETIRLNQKMNREFKKTERLKEEVREEIEENYSTFSLLGLKSIWKEVPIKYREVLSLSYKGKTEKEIAGTLSIQKGTVKSRMHRGKEILQRLLGRSK, encoded by the coding sequence ATGCAAGGAGGTGGGGGCATTAAGCCTCCCCTTTTTTCTATGGCCTACTCCCAAAATTTCGAAGAGATTGTTGAAGAGACTAAGAAATATGTTCTTTCTGCAATTCGAACCTACATTCAAGTTGAATACCTGGACTACATAGATGATATAGCCCAGGAAACCTATCTCAGAGCTTATAAAGCTTTAATGCAGGGAAAATTTAAAGAAGAATCAAAACTCTCCACCTGGATTTATTCTATTGCAAAAAATGAAACGATTCGTTTAAATCAGAAAATGAATAGGGAATTTAAAAAAACGGAACGTTTAAAAGAAGAAGTAAGAGAAGAAATCGAAGAAAATTATTCCACATTTTCGTTATTAGGTTTAAAGAGTATATGGAAGGAAGTTCCGATTAAGTATCGAGAAGTTCTTTCCTTATCATATAAAGGGAAAACAGAAAAGGAGATTGCCGGAACCTTATCCATACAAAAAGGAACCGTAAAATCCAGAATGCACAGGGGAAAAGAAATTTTACAAAGATTATTGGGGAGGTCAAAATGA